From one Triticum urartu cultivar G1812 chromosome 3, Tu2.1, whole genome shotgun sequence genomic stretch:
- the LOC125548634 gene encoding uncharacterized protein LOC125548634 yields the protein MECIVELQQEREHCVTEVPEVDGAELLLELLDASLAAEEEEEAAALGGKHHQLGFPAEDVGEGWVDDGLQELNSIHPHQEAGCEDCGLDGIVVSGFDGCGCSPGPYVLDDVGNAVGYWAEEMEGAGFGFFNGDCVGEWYSDGMAVEWDEGRSYCSFYPSYGAEASAEQPYISPLWE from the coding sequence CACGGAGGTACCGGAGGTCGATGGCGCCGAGCTGCTCCTCGAGCTCCTGGACGCGTCGCTCGccgccgaggaggaggaggaggcggcggcacTCGGCGGCAAGCACCACCAGCTCGGCTTCCCGGCCGAGGACGTCGGCGAAGGCTGGGTCGACGACGGCCTACAGGAGCTGAACTCGATCCACCCGCACCAGGAAGCGGGCTGCGAGGACTGCGGCCTCGACGGCATCGTAGTGTCCGGCTTCGACGGCTGCGGGTGCTCGCCGGGGCCGTACGTCCTGGACGACGTCGGCAACGCCGTGGGGTACTGGGCGGAGGAGATGGAGGGCGCCGgctttggcttcttcaacggcgACTGCGTGGGGGAGTGGTACTCGGACGGCATGGCCGTGGAGTGGGACGAAGGGAGAAGCTACTGCTCCTTCTACCCATCCTACGGCGCCGAGGCGTCCGCGGAGCAACCGTACATCAGTCCATTGTGGGAGTGA